In the genome of Fibrobacter sp., one region contains:
- a CDS encoding SpoVG family protein produces MAEKENKNNSTTPAFDCLAVTSVNVYPFKEGSCFGHIKGLASVVLNDQMLIRGLRVMDGENGLFVGYPNDPFYKGEDFKTICNPVTRQLRDHIENCVLEKYQASVA; encoded by the coding sequence GTGGCTGAAAAAGAAAATAAGAATAATTCTACGACTCCGGCATTTGATTGCCTGGCGGTCACCAGCGTTAATGTTTATCCCTTTAAGGAAGGCTCTTGCTTTGGCCATATTAAAGGCTTGGCATCTGTGGTTCTTAACGACCAGATGCTAATCCGAGGCCTGCGTGTTATGGATGGCGAGAACGGTCTCTTTGTGGGCTATCCCAACGATCCTTTCTATAAGGGCGAAGACTTCAAGACTATTTGCAATCCGGTTACTCGCCAGCTTCGAGATCATATCGAAAATTGTGTCCTTGAAAAGTACCAGGCTTCTGTAGCCTAA